In one Dehalogenimonas formicexedens genomic region, the following are encoded:
- a CDS encoding FmdB family zinc ribbon protein translates to MPIYDYKCRACGHVTELLVSYTGKCQDFSCSSCGGTDLERQRSVPIVLSRCNPGGKTCCGAEDRSQVSGCGGGGCCGGH, encoded by the coding sequence ATGCCGATCTACGACTACAAATGCCGCGCCTGCGGCCACGTTACCGAACTGCTGGTGTCCTATACCGGGAAATGCCAGGACTTTTCCTGCTCCAGCTGCGGCGGCACCGACCTGGAACGCCAGCGCTCGGTTCCCATCGTGCTCAGCCGGTGCAATCCGGGCGGCAAAACCTGCTGCGGAGCCGAAGACCGGAGCCAGGTTTCAGGATGCGGTGGCGGCGGCTGCTGCGGCGGGCATTAA